One segment of Asterias rubens chromosome 2, eAstRub1.3, whole genome shotgun sequence DNA contains the following:
- the LOC117304977 gene encoding inter-alpha-trypsin inhibitor heavy chain H4-like isoform X2 encodes MASMLTLLTAVIATGLLYSITGSSAAPAALGSPSFLAVMKELEEFVPRERRDTRRPPSLIPTMSPTTLGTVGTTLGTKRHTTMGTRTRPTPKADKVETAGKGTDGKSSTDTDTALRLRGLRVTSTITARFAKTVVTCHVTNPASQGQEVNFYIELPKEAFISGFLIETEGKVYRSRVDEKEKAKAAYEQAKQQGQTTGHVSQTSEKRNDFTVSINVAAEGALSFNLTYEELLKRHNGYFENAISISPRQLVKHLIVNVHIEEPQGIDEGKMDFFLERPSSTDYEKVIVRPQWAEMKQLQRDRVHVQFHPTTEEQELLASDGVLGKFIVRYDVIHGENAGKIEIVNGYFVHHFSPAGLRPVSKNVVFVLDTSGSMSGTKIRQTKEAMGKILTELREQDNFGLITFASQTTVWRETMMSANKDNIELAKGKISQLRANGGTDLHGGIVAGIDMLEDFKRNELGSDGAFPLIIMLTDGQPTSGRITHTDGIVSDIKSRMEGRFSLFCLGFGNNVDFSFLEKLSLQNRGLARKIYEDADAGLQLVGFFDEVATPLLTNVVIKYENTNNAIQVNSISQSEFPVYFDGTELVVAGKLTTLLDDTDGEVSPEPVRIICTVLATSWEDEIILETETEVKNETEGMLSPRSVDDFAQRLWAFLTIKELLRKRSAADGDAEKANLTERALELSLKYHFVTPLTSLVVVKPDEEPMIDGGPIRIQDENYQDQLPSIQQVSSQGRHFLQPGPIGRPYRQKNYGSISRGIPVSTSRPRRTHSVFMPTMMMRTTTTTVPTTHTTVPTTHITRTTLPASTRVDENANFLVRDGQTNVTMCFDVIAVPGDNLILLTYPFNDLEVKAQVASALNSHSGNGPAPLIIEQLFVKVGSQHIVVSTKQISSANGTFSVPWVGNHIRLDGGLVISVSQDGARLTLQPSANISLVVTKHVGRHQEDKADYLGFSTDSGEGFNDSVGGLIGSFVGKEIRLTKDSGDIKGYIRIASKKRQEVTLEVMRDIREDTAKSCWYSGSKSA; translated from the exons ATGGCGTCCATGCTGACGTTGTTAACGGCAGTGATTGCCACCGGGCTGCTCTACAGTATCACCGGGTCCTCAGCAGCCCCTGCGGCCCTCGGCAGCCCGTCGTTCCTGGCGGTCATGAAGGAATTGGAGGAGTTTGTCCCG CGTGAAAGAAGAGATACGAGGAGGCCTCCCAGTTTGATTCCCACGATGAGCCCAACCACACTGGGCACGGTGGGGACCACATTGGGTACCAAGAGACACACCACAATGGGTACCAGGACGAGGCCAACACCCAAGGCGGACAAG GTTGAAACTGCTGGCAAAGGCACTGATGGTAAAAGCTCAACCGACACCGACACTGCTCTGAGATTGAGGGGTCTGCGCGTGACGTCAACCATAACAGCCCGCTTCGCCAAGACAGTTGTGACATGTCACGTGACCAACCCAGCGAGTCAGGGTCAAGAGGTCAACTTTTACATCGAGCTCCCTAAAGAGGCGTTCATCTCGGGATTTCTGAT TGAGACAGAGGGGAAAGTGTACCGTTCCAGGGTTGACGAGAAAGAGAAGGCGAAGGCGGCTTACGAGCAAGCCAAGCAACAGGGACAGACAACTGGGCATGTGTCACAGAC GTCGGAAAAGAGGAATGACTTTACGGTGTCCATCAACGTTGCCGCCGAGGGCGCCCTTTCATTCAATCTGACCTACGAGGAGCTGCTAAAGCGCCACAATGGCTATTTCGAAAACGCCATTTCGATTTCACCTCGCCAG CTTGTAAAGCATCTCATTGTCAACGTTCACATCGAAGAACCTCAGGGCATCGACGAAGGTAAAATGGATTTCTTTTTGGAGCGGCCCAGCTCGACAGACTATGAGAAGGTTATAGTGCGCCCTCAATGGGCAGAGATGAAACAACTTCAACGTGACCGTGTCCACGTGCAGTTTCACCCAACCACTGAGGAACAAGAGCTCCTCGCATCCGATGGCGTGCTGGGTAAATTTATAGTGAGATATGACGTCATCCATGGAGAAAATGCTGGCAAAATTGAG ATTGTCAACGGCTATTTCGTGCACCACTTCTCCCCTGCTGGATTACGTCCAGTTAGTAAAAATGTGGTCTTCGTTCTGGACACCAGCGGATCCATGAGTGGTACCAAGATACGGCAAACGAAAGAAGCAATGGGGAAAATCCTGACGGAATTGCGCGAGCAAGACAACTTCGGATTGATAACGTTTGCGTCTCAGACCACAGTTTGGCGTGAGACCATGATGTCAGCGAATAAAGATAACATCGAGTTAGCCAAGGGAAAGATAAGTCAACTGAGAGCAAACGGAG GAACTGACTTACATGGAGGGATCGTAGCAGGTATTGATATGTTGGAAGACTTCAAACGTAACGAGCTCGGGTCTGACGGTGCTTTCCCACTCATCATCATGTTGACTGACGGGCAGCCAACCTCCGGTCGAATCACACACACTGACGGCATCGTTTCAGACATCAAATCGAGAATGGAAGGGAGATTTTCCCTGTTCTGCCTCGGTTTCGGCAACAATGTGGATTTCTCCTTCCTGGAAAAGCTCTCCCTTCAGAATCGCGGTCTCGCCAGGAAGATCTACGAGGATGCCGACGCAGGGCTGCAGCTGGTGGGGTTCTTCGACGAGGTAGCCACCCCTTTGTTGACTAATGTTGTCATCAAGTACGAAAACACCAACAACGCTATCCAGGTCAACAGCATTTCCCAGAGCGAGTTCCCTGTGTACTTTGACGGCACTGAGTTGGTTGTGGCAGGCAAGTTAACTACTCTGCTCGATGATACCGATGGTGAAGTTTCGCCAGAACCGGTGAGGATTATCTGCACAGTCCTTGCTACATCCTGGGAAGATGAAATTATACTTGAAACCGAAACTGAAGTCAAG AATGAGACGGAGGGTATGTTGAGTCCACGATCCGTTGACGACTTTGCGCAGAGATTGTGGGCATTCTTGACCATTAAGGAACTTCTACGCAAGCGTAGTGCAGCCGACGGCGACGCCGAGAAGGCAAACCTGACGGAGAGGGCGCTAGAGCTGTCTCTCAAGTATCACTTTGTGACGCCACTGACGTCATTGGTGGTGGTGAAACCAGACGAAGAACCTATGATTGATGGAG GGCCAATTAGAATTCAGGACGAAAATTACCAGGATCAATTACCAAGCATACAACAAGTATCATCACAGGGGAGACATTTTTTGCAACCCG GCCCAATCGGTCGGCCctacagacaaaaaaattacGGCTCAATTAGTCGGGGGATCCCTGTTT CTACGTCTAGACCACGGC gaACACACAGTGTCTTCATGCCTACAATGATGATGCGTACAACGACTACAACGGTTCCAACTACGCATACAACGGTTCCAACTACGCATATAACACGCACCACGCTCCCAGCTTCGACAAGAG TGGACGAGAATGCTAATTTCTTGGTGCGTGATGGACAGACCAACGTCACAATGTGCTTTGATGTCATCGCGGTGCCTGGAGATAATCTGATTCTGCTGACATATCCTTTTAACG ATTTGGAAGTCAAGGCTCAAGTAGCAAGTGCGTTGAACAGTCACTCAGGGAATGGCCCCGCCCCGCTAATTATCGAACAACTCTTCGTGAAAGTTGGCAGTCAACACATCGTTGTCTCCACAAAACAAATATCGTCTGCAAATGGCACATTCTCAGTCCCTTGGGTTGGCAACCATATTCGGTTAGACGGCGGTTTGGTTATATCGGTGTCTCAAGATGGTGCCCGTCTGACCCTCCAGCCAAGTGCAAACATCAGCCTCGTTGTGACAAAGCATGTAGGGCGCCACCAAGAGGATAAAGCCGATTATTTGGGATTCAGCACGGACAGTGGTGAAGGGTTTAATGACTCTGTAGGAGGTTTGATTG GTTCCTTCGTTGGCAAAGAAATCCGCCTCACCAAAGACAGTGGAGATATCAAAGGTTACATCCGCATTGCAAGTAAGAAACGACAAGAGGTCACACTAGAGGTCATGCGGGACATTCGGGAAGACACAGCTAAGTCATGTTGGTATTCTGGCAGTAAATCGGCTTGA
- the LOC117304977 gene encoding inter-alpha-trypsin inhibitor heavy chain H4-like isoform X1 codes for MASMLTLLTAVIATGLLYSITGSSAAPAALGSPSFLAVMKELEEFVPRERRDTRRPPSLIPTMSPTTLGTVGTTLGTKRHTTMGTRTRPTPKADKVETAGKGTDGKSSTDTDTALRLRGLRVTSTITARFAKTVVTCHVTNPASQGQEVNFYIELPKEAFISGFLIETEGKVYRSRVDEKEKAKAAYEQAKQQGQTTGHVSQTSEKRNDFTVSINVAAEGALSFNLTYEELLKRHNGYFENAISISPRQLVKHLIVNVHIEEPQGIDEGKMDFFLERPSSTDYEKVIVRPQWAEMKQLQRDRVHVQFHPTTEEQELLASDGVLGKFIVRYDVIHGENAGKIEIVNGYFVHHFSPAGLRPVSKNVVFVLDTSGSMSGTKIRQTKEAMGKILTELREQDNFGLITFASQTTVWRETMMSANKDNIELAKGKISQLRANGGTDLHGGIVAGIDMLEDFKRNELGSDGAFPLIIMLTDGQPTSGRITHTDGIVSDIKSRMEGRFSLFCLGFGNNVDFSFLEKLSLQNRGLARKIYEDADAGLQLVGFFDEVATPLLTNVVIKYENTNNAIQVNSISQSEFPVYFDGTELVVAGKLTTLLDDTDGEVSPEPVRIICTVLATSWEDEIILETETEVKNETEGMLSPRSVDDFAQRLWAFLTIKELLRKRSAADGDAEKANLTERALELSLKYHFVTPLTSLVVVKPDEEPMIDGGPIRIQDENYQDQLPSIQQVSSQGRHFLQPGPIGRPYRQKNYGSISRGIPVSTPRRHRPVLPTSRPRRTHSVFMPTMMMRTTTTTVPTTHTTVPTTHITRTTLPASTRVDENANFLVRDGQTNVTMCFDVIAVPGDNLILLTYPFNDLEVKAQVASALNSHSGNGPAPLIIEQLFVKVGSQHIVVSTKQISSANGTFSVPWVGNHIRLDGGLVISVSQDGARLTLQPSANISLVVTKHVGRHQEDKADYLGFSTDSGEGFNDSVGGLIGSFVGKEIRLTKDSGDIKGYIRIASKKRQEVTLEVMRDIREDTAKSCWYSGSKSA; via the exons ATGGCGTCCATGCTGACGTTGTTAACGGCAGTGATTGCCACCGGGCTGCTCTACAGTATCACCGGGTCCTCAGCAGCCCCTGCGGCCCTCGGCAGCCCGTCGTTCCTGGCGGTCATGAAGGAATTGGAGGAGTTTGTCCCG CGTGAAAGAAGAGATACGAGGAGGCCTCCCAGTTTGATTCCCACGATGAGCCCAACCACACTGGGCACGGTGGGGACCACATTGGGTACCAAGAGACACACCACAATGGGTACCAGGACGAGGCCAACACCCAAGGCGGACAAG GTTGAAACTGCTGGCAAAGGCACTGATGGTAAAAGCTCAACCGACACCGACACTGCTCTGAGATTGAGGGGTCTGCGCGTGACGTCAACCATAACAGCCCGCTTCGCCAAGACAGTTGTGACATGTCACGTGACCAACCCAGCGAGTCAGGGTCAAGAGGTCAACTTTTACATCGAGCTCCCTAAAGAGGCGTTCATCTCGGGATTTCTGAT TGAGACAGAGGGGAAAGTGTACCGTTCCAGGGTTGACGAGAAAGAGAAGGCGAAGGCGGCTTACGAGCAAGCCAAGCAACAGGGACAGACAACTGGGCATGTGTCACAGAC GTCGGAAAAGAGGAATGACTTTACGGTGTCCATCAACGTTGCCGCCGAGGGCGCCCTTTCATTCAATCTGACCTACGAGGAGCTGCTAAAGCGCCACAATGGCTATTTCGAAAACGCCATTTCGATTTCACCTCGCCAG CTTGTAAAGCATCTCATTGTCAACGTTCACATCGAAGAACCTCAGGGCATCGACGAAGGTAAAATGGATTTCTTTTTGGAGCGGCCCAGCTCGACAGACTATGAGAAGGTTATAGTGCGCCCTCAATGGGCAGAGATGAAACAACTTCAACGTGACCGTGTCCACGTGCAGTTTCACCCAACCACTGAGGAACAAGAGCTCCTCGCATCCGATGGCGTGCTGGGTAAATTTATAGTGAGATATGACGTCATCCATGGAGAAAATGCTGGCAAAATTGAG ATTGTCAACGGCTATTTCGTGCACCACTTCTCCCCTGCTGGATTACGTCCAGTTAGTAAAAATGTGGTCTTCGTTCTGGACACCAGCGGATCCATGAGTGGTACCAAGATACGGCAAACGAAAGAAGCAATGGGGAAAATCCTGACGGAATTGCGCGAGCAAGACAACTTCGGATTGATAACGTTTGCGTCTCAGACCACAGTTTGGCGTGAGACCATGATGTCAGCGAATAAAGATAACATCGAGTTAGCCAAGGGAAAGATAAGTCAACTGAGAGCAAACGGAG GAACTGACTTACATGGAGGGATCGTAGCAGGTATTGATATGTTGGAAGACTTCAAACGTAACGAGCTCGGGTCTGACGGTGCTTTCCCACTCATCATCATGTTGACTGACGGGCAGCCAACCTCCGGTCGAATCACACACACTGACGGCATCGTTTCAGACATCAAATCGAGAATGGAAGGGAGATTTTCCCTGTTCTGCCTCGGTTTCGGCAACAATGTGGATTTCTCCTTCCTGGAAAAGCTCTCCCTTCAGAATCGCGGTCTCGCCAGGAAGATCTACGAGGATGCCGACGCAGGGCTGCAGCTGGTGGGGTTCTTCGACGAGGTAGCCACCCCTTTGTTGACTAATGTTGTCATCAAGTACGAAAACACCAACAACGCTATCCAGGTCAACAGCATTTCCCAGAGCGAGTTCCCTGTGTACTTTGACGGCACTGAGTTGGTTGTGGCAGGCAAGTTAACTACTCTGCTCGATGATACCGATGGTGAAGTTTCGCCAGAACCGGTGAGGATTATCTGCACAGTCCTTGCTACATCCTGGGAAGATGAAATTATACTTGAAACCGAAACTGAAGTCAAG AATGAGACGGAGGGTATGTTGAGTCCACGATCCGTTGACGACTTTGCGCAGAGATTGTGGGCATTCTTGACCATTAAGGAACTTCTACGCAAGCGTAGTGCAGCCGACGGCGACGCCGAGAAGGCAAACCTGACGGAGAGGGCGCTAGAGCTGTCTCTCAAGTATCACTTTGTGACGCCACTGACGTCATTGGTGGTGGTGAAACCAGACGAAGAACCTATGATTGATGGAG GGCCAATTAGAATTCAGGACGAAAATTACCAGGATCAATTACCAAGCATACAACAAGTATCATCACAGGGGAGACATTTTTTGCAACCCG GCCCAATCGGTCGGCCctacagacaaaaaaattacGGCTCAATTAGTCGGGGGATCCCTGTTTCGACACCGCGACGCCACCGTCCTGTGTTGCCTACGTCTAGACCACGGC gaACACACAGTGTCTTCATGCCTACAATGATGATGCGTACAACGACTACAACGGTTCCAACTACGCATACAACGGTTCCAACTACGCATATAACACGCACCACGCTCCCAGCTTCGACAAGAG TGGACGAGAATGCTAATTTCTTGGTGCGTGATGGACAGACCAACGTCACAATGTGCTTTGATGTCATCGCGGTGCCTGGAGATAATCTGATTCTGCTGACATATCCTTTTAACG ATTTGGAAGTCAAGGCTCAAGTAGCAAGTGCGTTGAACAGTCACTCAGGGAATGGCCCCGCCCCGCTAATTATCGAACAACTCTTCGTGAAAGTTGGCAGTCAACACATCGTTGTCTCCACAAAACAAATATCGTCTGCAAATGGCACATTCTCAGTCCCTTGGGTTGGCAACCATATTCGGTTAGACGGCGGTTTGGTTATATCGGTGTCTCAAGATGGTGCCCGTCTGACCCTCCAGCCAAGTGCAAACATCAGCCTCGTTGTGACAAAGCATGTAGGGCGCCACCAAGAGGATAAAGCCGATTATTTGGGATTCAGCACGGACAGTGGTGAAGGGTTTAATGACTCTGTAGGAGGTTTGATTG GTTCCTTCGTTGGCAAAGAAATCCGCCTCACCAAAGACAGTGGAGATATCAAAGGTTACATCCGCATTGCAAGTAAGAAACGACAAGAGGTCACACTAGAGGTCATGCGGGACATTCGGGAAGACACAGCTAAGTCATGTTGGTATTCTGGCAGTAAATCGGCTTGA